From the genome of Syngnathus acus chromosome 24, fSynAcu1.2, whole genome shotgun sequence, one region includes:
- the mia3 gene encoding transport and Golgi organization protein 1 homolog isoform X4, with the protein MAAKHFYRKGFLLLLFNFISTAALEKRFSDFKRCADEECSLLLCRGKAVEDFSGPDCRFLSFKKSETVYVYYKLSGRRADMWAGSVGSQFGYFPMDLLAVNHVYTDKEVEVPTEQTDFVCFDTGFDQFHNYEIDSLLGFPTVKNYDENEQNFVKTQVPEHTAKDINRPEEAAMNDSEIEADEIGRDTDNQSASFLQLDMEKESHEEKLPDTEVTPNDTDHAADDGMNEQITTKEIFLEDAESEKRDVHKEHEEESLPENDPLSEHITTPTSQEETISELKTTFGSTFDAVTIDAEATMKVTPYEQEDNEFLEDHSDQHGDTYEAKPTLLLSSSEGKADTSMIAQDDKSKPDDEKVKVVSKLFGDGVSNEAINSEEDSEDETFLSHEEPPKDAAPKNVHPVGDSPDSNLELPTYTEEPENLVFHPGSLNSHSDDPGDHAKSENSENLVFHPGSLDSHSEDPGDHAEPENSDQILTDTPHSLDPRESVVEELLFDLEDDDAGGLANKHEETRAEQPKPTDETVHTFDSVLHRVAQAELHRKLPDGHNLEKEVTEDEEKHDNSIVMEDDLKEVSRENKIEIRKEIIQPEKNREVSLEEIESFSELNNIAARDDVLPQESHINDEALHVKEKNTEMDENKYEEREDLFEDENALSFSQSYDADTVNASPTTCPHVTSSPELVYSDSVLRLTLLQGYYTEEKMLRFQKFLGLKNLYKVESMFSNMDTELQATRLAHSGTVQDLEEALEGIFETSENTILDEIEKILDSRHSKYDDEQRMGLIDDETQILDDFQELAFNLRQKYSAASDSTTLVEEKIEVNNDQVIANKPDMSGKDDLPHIDEVEKKPDMSLLESDDNRTVTDLEKDPVGIDREPEISLDEEHTTPAMSVGEDGGHFNKNKENQPSFSVSEEMQKFPQAALESPLDKGLGEVEHAPSGSLESIKPLSEFPEKEVGLLSDVVTFLGCAATVVKAKVAEWTVLMISLLPEEWKPEETLFGCPWQAVIITAVVGLLTFIIFFWKTVLVVKRREYLVDEKQLDEQIQALKKEKNDALTRMNELQKQTEELKETQKDSVETVNCALKNKQKLESQILEAEKRYERMVEEKKTCQKLLDEEKENSLQIGNRLKKLEKSNEKLELSRKKAQEALAKTTVLLDEAKIREDARSVQHRSLAKEYAGLKDENKNLKGTMKDWEDKHTALSEQIKVYQKAQKELEDSVVLKDHNVEVLSELLADLDACELQKSNGKVLVNGEVAPDKKTAVKNRIKQMMDVSRVQTTLTVIEEERDRFMSKLLNEEKSRKALEEKHQELEHNIATLKSEKSHVESQFKVLQQKNEIMVEMYQQKENALQQRLTKEELERRCKEDMLSKVGGKAVEAEEQVKVLRQRINEMEEQMKKTEEVYKEQIKEQENKTHSNWVNARNAERALNQEKLESSKLREKLAALTSQLNERRAPLFRPNSGQAAGPRQGPRPPSDPHSRYPGMDMSGPRSSSPANMDGSETQEVDPHTKGEAEASKEAAESGPGSFLASPIRDSPGSLSQGPPPPGPGLHDPPFPTGPHSRLPPGGPYRPSRPPLYHPAPGPHGPPNALLGPPLSANGPPGMSLSGPMGGDFGPRPANGHSFHPGPGHVIHPRGPPPPPFRPPPGHHFGLMPHGPRGLMGPPPPFPHDMRFLGPREHSGPPADLPPVVPPNPGHSEALGQPPAGAPRGSVGGPPPKREASQDSARPAMVEP; encoded by the exons ATGGCAGCAAAACACTTTTACCGAAAAGgctttttattacttttatttaattttatctcAACCGCCGCCTTGGAGAAGCGATTCTCCGATTTTAAGAGATGTGCCGACGAGGAGTGCAgct tgCTTCTATGTCGTGGAAAAGCAGTGGAAGATTTCTCAGGACCGGACTGTCGGTTCTTGTCATTCAAGAAATCAGAAACTGTCTATGTATACTACAAATTGTCCGGCAGAAGGGCTGACATGTGGGCCGGGAGT GTTGGAAGTCAATTTGGTTATTTCCCAATGGACCTCTTGGCTGTCAACCATGTTTATACAGATAAAGAAGTTGAAGTTCCAACAGAG CAAACGGATTTTGTCTGTTTCGACACAGGATTTGACCAATTTCACAACTATGAGATAGATTCACTGTTGGGTTTTCCAACAGTGAAGAattatgatgaaaatgaacagAATTTTGTCAAAACCCAAGTTCCAGAGCATACTGCAAAAGACATAAACCGACCAGAGGAGGCGGCGATGAATGACAGTGAAATAGAAGCTGATGAAATTGGCAGGGACACAGATAATCAAAGTGCCTCTTTTCTTCAACTTGATATGGAAAAAGAATCTCATGAAGAAAAACTGCCTGATACAGAAGTTACACCCAACGACACCGACCATGCTGCTGATGACGGAATGAATGAGCAAATAACCACCAAAGAAATTTTTCTTGAAGATGCAGAGTCAGAGAAGCGAGATGTTCACAAAGAACACGAGGAGGAATCGCTACCCGAAAATGATCCTTTGTCGGAACACATTACAACCCCAACTTCTCAAGAAGAGACAATCTCTGAGTTAAAAACAACCTTTGGATCAACTTTTGATGCTGTCACCATAGATGCTGAAGCCACCATGAAAGTTACGCCTTATGAACAAGAGGATAATGAATTTCTTGAAGATCATTCTGATCAACATGGTGATACCTATGAGGCAAAACCAACTCTGTTGCTTTCTTCTTCAGAGGGAAAAGCTGACACTTCCATGATTGCACAGGATGACAAATCAAAACCTGATGATGAAAAGGTTAAGGTTGTATCAAAACTTTTTGGTGATGGTGTTTCTAATGAAGCAATCAATTCAGAAGAAGACTCAGAGGACGAAACATTTCTTAGTCATGAGGAACCACCAAAAGACGCAGCACCAAAAAATGTCCATCCAGTTGGAGATTCACCTGATTCCAATTTAGAACTTCCTACATATACTGAGGAGCCAGAGAACCTAGTATTCCATCCAGGGTCACTAAATTCTCATTCCGATGATCCTGGAGATCACGCAAAGTCAGAGAACTCAGAGAACCTAGTATTCCATCCAGGGTCACTAGATTCTCATTCCGAAGATCCTGGAGATCACGCAGAGCCAGAGAACTCAGATCAAATCCTTACAGATACACCACATTCTCTTGATCCAAGAGAATCAGTGGTTGAGGAACTATTGTTTGatcttgaagatgatgatgctgGTGGTCTAGCGAATAAACATGAGGAAACTCGAGCTGAACAGCCGAAACCTACTGATGAAACGGTACATACATTTGATTCTGTATTGCACAGGGTAGCCCAAGCGGAATTACACAGGAAATTACCAGATGGACATAATTTGGAGAAAGAGGTGACCgaggatgaagaaaaacatgacaacaGCATTGTAATGGAGGATGACTTGAAAGAAGTTTCccgtgaaaataaaattgaaatacGTAAAGAAATAATCCAACCTGAAAAAAACAGAGAGGTGTCTTTAGAGGAGATTGAGTCATTTAGCGAGCTGAACAATATAGCAGCAAGAGATGATGTCCTGCCCCAAGAGTCACATATTAATGATGAAGCGCTTCATGTGAAGGAGAAGAACACGGAGATGGATGAGAATAAATATGAGGAAAGAGAAGACTTATTTGAAGATGAAAATGCACTTTCGTTCTCTCAGTCATACGACGCAGACACTGTGAACGCCTCGCCGACGACATGTCCACATGTTACCTCGAGTCCTGAGCTGGTGTACAGCGACAGCGTCCTGAGGCTGACTCTGCTGCAGGGTTATTACACTGAAGAGAAGATGCTGCGTTTCCAGAAGTTTCTGGGACTCAAGAATCTCTACAAAGTGGAGTCCATGTTCTCCAACATGGACACTGAGTTACAAGCTACTCGTCTTGCACATTCAGGGACGGTGCAAGACCTCGAAGAGGCACTTGAGGGCATCTTTGAAACTTCGGAAAATACCATCCTAGATGAAATTGAGAAGATTCTGGATAGTCGGCACTCAAAATATGACGATGAGCAGCGGATGGGTCTGATAGATGACGAAACACAAATACTGGATGACTTCCAGGAGCTGGCATTTAATCTAAGACAGAAATATTCTGCAGCAAGCGACAGCACAACTTTGGTGGAAGAGAAGATAGAAGTTAATAATGACCAGG tcattgCAAACAAACCAGACATGAGCGGCAAAGATGATTTGCCTCACATTGATGAAGTTGAGAAGAAACCCGACATGTCATTGTTGGAGAGTGATGATAACCGTACAGTAACCGATCTTGAGAAAGACCCCGTGGGGATTGATAGAGAACCGGAGATCAGCTTGGACGAAGAGCATACTACACCGGCTATGAGTGTGGGGGAAGATGGCGGAcacttcaataaaaacaaagaaaaccagCCAAGTTTCAGCGTGTCAGAGGAGATGCAGAAGTTTCCTCAAGCTGCTTTGGAGAGTCCCTTGGACAAGGGCCTTGGGGAAGTGGAGCACGCACCCTCAG GGTCTTTGGAATCCATCAAGCCTCTGTCTGAATTTCCTGAGAAAGAAGTGGGATTGCTCTCAGATGTGGTCACGTTTCTGGGTTGTGCAGCTACAGTTGTCAAGGCAAAAGTTGCAGAGTGGACTGTTCTT ATGATTTCACTACTGCCAGAAGAGTGGAAGCCTGAGGAAACCTTGTTTGGCTGTCCGTGGCAGGCTGTCATTATCACTGCTGTGGTTGGCTTACTGACCTTTATCATCTTCTTCTGGAAAACTGTGCTAGTG GTAAAAAGAAGAGAATATCTTG TGGATGAAAAGCAACTGGACGAACAAATCCAAGCActtaaaaaagagaagaatgaCGCACTGACCCGAATGAATGAACTCCAGAAACAG ACTGAAGAGCTGAAAGAAACCCAAAAGGACTCTGTAGAGACTGTTAATTGTGCattgaaaaacaagcaaaaattgGAG AGTCAAATTTTGGAGGCTGAAAAAAGATATGAGCGCATGGTAGAGGAAAAGAAGACCTGCCAAAAACTGcttgatgaagaaaaagaaaattcactGCAAATTGGAAATCGG CTTAAAAAATTGGAGAAGTCAAACGAGAAGCTCGAGCTGAGCAGAAAAAAAGCTCAGGAAGCTTTAGCTAAG acaaCTGTCCTCTTGGATGAGGCTAAGATCCGAGAAGATGCACGCAGTGTTCAGCACAGATCTCTTGCAAAGGAGTATGCGGGGCTTAAAgacgaaaataaaaat CTTAAAGGAACCATGAAAGATTGGGAGGACAAACATACAGCGCTGAGCGAGCAGATTAAAGTATACCAGAAGGCTCAGAAAGAGTTGGAGGACTCCGTggtgctcaaagatcacaatGTGGAG GTTTTGTCCGAACTCCTGGCAGACCTTGACGCCTGCGAGTTGCAAAAAAGCAACGGCAAGGTATTGGTGAATGGCGAAGTAGCACCTG ATAAGAAGACTGCAGTAAAGAACAGGATCAAACAGATGATGGACGTCTCCAGG GTCCAGACCACACTCACGGTGATCGAAGAGGAGCGTGACCGCTTCATGTCCAAACTGCTTAATGAGGAAAAGAGTAGAAAGGCTCTGGAAG AAAAGCATCAGGAGCTCGAACATAACATTGCGACGCTCAAAAGTGAGAAGAGCCACGTGGAAAGCCAATTCAAAGTCCTCCAGCAGAAGAATGAAATCATGGTGGAAATGTACCAGCAAAAGGAAAACGCTCTGCAACA GAGGCTCACCAAGGAGGAGCTCGAGCGCCGCTGCAAAGAGGACATGCTGTCCAAGGTGGGAGGCAAAGCCGTGGAGGCCGAGGAGCAAGTCAAAGTTCTGCGTCAGCGCATTAATGAGATGGAAGAGCAGATGAAGAAGACTGAAGAAGTCTATAAGGAGCAG ataAAAGAACAGGAAAACAAGACTCACTCTAACTGG GTGAACGCTCGCAACGCAGAGCGGGCTTTGAATCAAGAGAAGCTTGAATCCTCCAAGCTGCGTGAGAA GTTGGCTGCACTGACCTCACAGCTGAATGAGCGACGAGCGCCTCTCTTTAGACCAAACTCGGGACAAGCTGCTGGTCCTCGCCAAG GTCCTCGCCCGCCATCAGACCCACACAGTCGTTATCCTGGGATGG ACATGTCGGGCCCGCGCAGTTCATCACCTGCCAACATGGATGGTTCT GAGACTCAAGAAGTAGATCCACACACAAAAGGCGAGGCTGAGGCCTCCAAAGAGGCTGCGGAGTCA GGTCCCGGATCCTTTCTAGCATCACCCATCAGGGACTCGCCGGGCTCCTTGAGTCAAGGACCGCCGCCACCTGGTCCCGGACTCCATGATCCACCCTTCCCTACAGGACCTCACAGCCGTTTGCCACCCGGTGGTCCCTACAGACCTTCGAGACCACCCCTCTACCATCCAGCACCTGGACCCCATGGTCCTCCAAATGCGCTTCTCGGGCCTCCGCTATCTGCCAACGGACCCCCGGGTATGTCGCTGTCTGGGCCGATGGGGGGAGACTTTGGGCCTCGCCCCGCCAACGGACACTCATTCCACCCTGGGCCAGGACATGTCATCCATCCTCGGGGTCCTCCCCCACCGCCGTTCCGTCCGCCTCCAGGCCATCATTTTGGGCTGATGCCACATG GTCCACGCGGGCTTATGGGTCCACCCCCACCATTCCCTCATGACATGCGCTTCCTAGGACCGCGCGAGCACAGCGGGCCCCCAGCGGACCTGCCTCCGGTTGTACCGCCCAATCCGGGTCACAGCGAAGCCTTGGGTCAGCCTCCAGCCGGTGCCCCTCGTGGCTCGGTGGGAGGGCCGCCCCCGAAGCGGGAGGCCTCTCAGGACTCAGCGAGGCCGGCCATGGTcgagccttaa
- the mia3 gene encoding transport and Golgi organization protein 1 homolog isoform X6, whose product MLIRRPLMELEHVYVFFLEELQHMISLLPEEWKPEETLFGCPWQAVIITAVVGLLTFIIFFWKTVLVVKRREYLVDEKQLDEQIQALKKEKNDALTRMNELQKQTEELKETQKDSVETVNCALKNKQKLESQILEAEKRYERMVEEKKTCQKLLDEEKENSLQIGNRLKKLEKSNEKLELSRKKAQEALAKTTVLLDEAKIREDARSVQHRSLAKEYAGLKDENKNLKGTMKDWEDKHTALSEQIKVYQKAQKELEDSVVLKDHNVEVLSELLADLDACELQKSNGKVLVNGEVAPDKKTAVKNRIKQMMDVSRVQTTLTVIEEERDRFMSKLLNEEKSRKALEEKHQELEHNIATLKSEKSHVESQFKVLQQKNEIMVEMYQQKENALQQRLTKEELERRCKEDMLSKVGGKAVEAEEQVKVLRQRINEMEEQMKKTEEVYKEQIKEQENKTHSNWVNARNAERALNQEKLESSKLREKLAALTSQLNERRAPLFRPNSGQAAGPRQGDSYGPSPVSGGAPSPPLMIEGPRRPPSAPVGRRIDPYGPRPPSDPHSRYPGMDMSGPRSSSPANMDGSETQEVDPHTKGEAEASKEAAESGPGSFLASPIRDSPGSLSQGPPPPGPGLHDPPFPTGPHSRLPPGGPYRPSRPPLYHPAPGPHGPPNALLGPPLSANGPPGMSLSGPMGGDFGPRPANGHSFHPGPGHVIHPRGPPPPPFRPPPGHHFGLMPHGPRGLMGPPPPFPHDMRFLGPREHSGPPADLPPVVPPNPGHSEALGQPPAGAPRGSVGGPPPKREASQDSARPAMVEP is encoded by the exons ATGCTAATAAGACGTCCTCTCATGGAACTCGAGCATGTatacgtgttttttttagaggaACTTCAACAT ATGATTTCACTACTGCCAGAAGAGTGGAAGCCTGAGGAAACCTTGTTTGGCTGTCCGTGGCAGGCTGTCATTATCACTGCTGTGGTTGGCTTACTGACCTTTATCATCTTCTTCTGGAAAACTGTGCTAGTG GTAAAAAGAAGAGAATATCTTG TGGATGAAAAGCAACTGGACGAACAAATCCAAGCActtaaaaaagagaagaatgaCGCACTGACCCGAATGAATGAACTCCAGAAACAG ACTGAAGAGCTGAAAGAAACCCAAAAGGACTCTGTAGAGACTGTTAATTGTGCattgaaaaacaagcaaaaattgGAG AGTCAAATTTTGGAGGCTGAAAAAAGATATGAGCGCATGGTAGAGGAAAAGAAGACCTGCCAAAAACTGcttgatgaagaaaaagaaaattcactGCAAATTGGAAATCGG CTTAAAAAATTGGAGAAGTCAAACGAGAAGCTCGAGCTGAGCAGAAAAAAAGCTCAGGAAGCTTTAGCTAAG acaaCTGTCCTCTTGGATGAGGCTAAGATCCGAGAAGATGCACGCAGTGTTCAGCACAGATCTCTTGCAAAGGAGTATGCGGGGCTTAAAgacgaaaataaaaat CTTAAAGGAACCATGAAAGATTGGGAGGACAAACATACAGCGCTGAGCGAGCAGATTAAAGTATACCAGAAGGCTCAGAAAGAGTTGGAGGACTCCGTggtgctcaaagatcacaatGTGGAG GTTTTGTCCGAACTCCTGGCAGACCTTGACGCCTGCGAGTTGCAAAAAAGCAACGGCAAGGTATTGGTGAATGGCGAAGTAGCACCTG ATAAGAAGACTGCAGTAAAGAACAGGATCAAACAGATGATGGACGTCTCCAGG GTCCAGACCACACTCACGGTGATCGAAGAGGAGCGTGACCGCTTCATGTCCAAACTGCTTAATGAGGAAAAGAGTAGAAAGGCTCTGGAAG AAAAGCATCAGGAGCTCGAACATAACATTGCGACGCTCAAAAGTGAGAAGAGCCACGTGGAAAGCCAATTCAAAGTCCTCCAGCAGAAGAATGAAATCATGGTGGAAATGTACCAGCAAAAGGAAAACGCTCTGCAACA GAGGCTCACCAAGGAGGAGCTCGAGCGCCGCTGCAAAGAGGACATGCTGTCCAAGGTGGGAGGCAAAGCCGTGGAGGCCGAGGAGCAAGTCAAAGTTCTGCGTCAGCGCATTAATGAGATGGAAGAGCAGATGAAGAAGACTGAAGAAGTCTATAAGGAGCAG ataAAAGAACAGGAAAACAAGACTCACTCTAACTGG GTGAACGCTCGCAACGCAGAGCGGGCTTTGAATCAAGAGAAGCTTGAATCCTCCAAGCTGCGTGAGAA GTTGGCTGCACTGACCTCACAGCTGAATGAGCGACGAGCGCCTCTCTTTAGACCAAACTCGGGACAAGCTGCTGGTCCTCGCCAAG GCGATTCATACGGGCCCTCCCCAGTGAGTGGGGGGGCGCCATCCCCCCCATTAATGATTGAGGGTCCCAGGCGCCCTCCCTCGGCCCCAGTGGGGCGAAGAATTGATCCGTACG GTCCTCGCCCGCCATCAGACCCACACAGTCGTTATCCTGGGATGG ACATGTCGGGCCCGCGCAGTTCATCACCTGCCAACATGGATGGTTCT GAGACTCAAGAAGTAGATCCACACACAAAAGGCGAGGCTGAGGCCTCCAAAGAGGCTGCGGAGTCA GGTCCCGGATCCTTTCTAGCATCACCCATCAGGGACTCGCCGGGCTCCTTGAGTCAAGGACCGCCGCCACCTGGTCCCGGACTCCATGATCCACCCTTCCCTACAGGACCTCACAGCCGTTTGCCACCCGGTGGTCCCTACAGACCTTCGAGACCACCCCTCTACCATCCAGCACCTGGACCCCATGGTCCTCCAAATGCGCTTCTCGGGCCTCCGCTATCTGCCAACGGACCCCCGGGTATGTCGCTGTCTGGGCCGATGGGGGGAGACTTTGGGCCTCGCCCCGCCAACGGACACTCATTCCACCCTGGGCCAGGACATGTCATCCATCCTCGGGGTCCTCCCCCACCGCCGTTCCGTCCGCCTCCAGGCCATCATTTTGGGCTGATGCCACATG GTCCACGCGGGCTTATGGGTCCACCCCCACCATTCCCTCATGACATGCGCTTCCTAGGACCGCGCGAGCACAGCGGGCCCCCAGCGGACCTGCCTCCGGTTGTACCGCCCAATCCGGGTCACAGCGAAGCCTTGGGTCAGCCTCCAGCCGGTGCCCCTCGTGGCTCGGTGGGAGGGCCGCCCCCGAAGCGGGAGGCCTCTCAGGACTCAGCGAGGCCGGCCATGGTcgagccttaa